TGCTCGTCGGCATATAGGAGCCCACTCATGGCGTATGTGATCGCGGAACCGTGCGTCGGCACGAAGGATAAGGCGTGCGTGCCCGCCTGCCCCGTGGATTGCATCTACGAGGGTGAAAAGATGCTCTACATCCACCCGGATGAGTGCATCGATTGCGGGGCGTGCGTCGAACCGTGCCCCGTCCAGGCGATCTTCCCGGCGGACGAGCTTCCGGACAAGTGGAAGTTCTACATCGAGGTCAACAAGAACTTCTTCCCCGAGAAGAGCGACGAGAAGGCCTGGGCCGGCCATCCCTTCCCGGCGGAGCGGCTCCAGAAGCCGCCCGAAAAGCACTGACGTCGACGCGGCCGCCCCCAGGCGCGGCCGGCGGAGGGCCCTCGATGAGCCAGCCCCCCACGCCCGAGAAGGCCCCCGGCAAGGTTCCCGTCGATTACGGGACGGTGTCCTATTCCGCTCCCGATCTGCGGGAGAAAAGCGTTCCGGCCCGGGGAGGCGAACCGCA
This genomic interval from Planctomycetota bacterium contains the following:
- a CDS encoding ferredoxin family protein — protein: MAYVIAEPCVGTKDKACVPACPVDCIYEGEKMLYIHPDECIDCGACVEPCPVQAIFPADELPDKWKFYIEVNKNFFPEKSDEKAWAGHPFPAERLQKPPEKH